The following coding sequences are from one Enterococcus sp. 4G2_DIV0659 window:
- a CDS encoding GIY-YIG nuclease family protein, producing the protein METDHYFYVLHCKDDTLYGGYTTDPKRRLKEHNSGTGAKYTRLPSRLPAEMIHIEKFSSRSEATKAEYAFKKLARKQKINYLKNKNAQNNTSNLEK; encoded by the coding sequence ATGGAAACTGATCATTATTTTTATGTGTTGCACTGTAAAGATGACACTCTTTACGGCGGTTACACTACTGATCCTAAAAGACGACTAAAAGAACACAACAGCGGTACTGGCGCAAAATACACACGTCTTCCCTCACGATTACCTGCTGAAATGATTCATATCGAAAAATTTTCCAGCCGCAGTGAGGCGACTAAAGCGGAATACGCCTTTAAGAAATTGGCTAGAAAACAAAAAATCAACTATTTGAAAAACAAAAATGCACAAAATAACACATCTAACCTCGAAAAATAA
- a CDS encoding tRNA1(Val) (adenine(37)-N6)-methyltransferase produces MLLPGERIDQLFADDIKIIQSKEVFSFSIDAVLLANFPSFPKRGTIVDLCAGNGAVGLFASRKTNAKITQIELQERLADMGKRSIQLNQLGEQMEMIELDLKMAPTVIKPDSVDLVLCNPPYFKELPTSQKNPNPHLAIARHEIHTTLSDVIEVSAKLLKTNGRLAMVHRPDRFLDILHAMDLFNIAPKRVRFVYPKVGKEANTLLIEGIKQGKKDGFRVSPPLFTYDEHNNYLPEMKAMLYGN; encoded by the coding sequence ATGTTATTACCAGGTGAACGAATTGATCAGTTATTTGCAGATGATATCAAAATTATTCAAAGCAAAGAAGTCTTTTCTTTTTCAATAGATGCTGTTTTATTAGCAAATTTCCCTTCATTTCCAAAACGAGGAACCATCGTAGACCTTTGTGCGGGAAATGGTGCTGTCGGCTTATTTGCCAGCCGCAAGACAAATGCTAAAATTACACAGATTGAACTGCAAGAACGTTTGGCAGATATGGGAAAAAGAAGTATTCAATTAAATCAATTAGGCGAACAAATGGAAATGATCGAATTGGATCTAAAAATGGCGCCAACAGTCATAAAGCCCGATTCTGTCGACTTAGTTTTGTGTAATCCACCTTATTTCAAAGAACTACCAACTAGCCAAAAAAACCCGAATCCCCATTTAGCAATTGCTCGTCATGAAATTCATACAACTTTGTCAGATGTAATAGAAGTGTCCGCAAAGCTTTTAAAAACAAATGGACGCTTAGCAATGGTTCATCGACCTGATCGTTTTTTGGATATCTTGCATGCAATGGACTTATTTAATATTGCACCTAAACGAGTTCGTTTTGTTTATCCAAAAGTTGGAAAAGAGGCAAATACTTTATTGATTGAAGGGATCAAACAAGGGAAAAAAGATGGTTTCCGTGTTTCCCCTCCTTTGTTCACCTATGATGAACACAATAACTACTTACCAGAAATGAAGGCGATGCTGTATGGAAACTGA
- a CDS encoding GNAT family N-acetyltransferase: protein MITFKSLNQTENETKLIALLSENQEEEKKVPTEKNTSFSLALYDHDLYIGGITANKWMNATHISLLAINKAYRAKGYGSQLLKKAEAFAIESGSKLITINTQDYQAKDFYEKYGYQVFGHLADTPFIGTTKYYLVKRI from the coding sequence TTGATTACATTTAAATCACTTAATCAAACAGAAAATGAAACTAAACTAATCGCACTCCTCTCTGAAAATCAAGAAGAAGAAAAAAAGGTTCCAACAGAAAAAAACACTTCCTTCTCCTTAGCTCTATACGACCACGATCTTTACATCGGTGGCATCACCGCAAATAAATGGATGAATGCTACACATATCTCTTTGTTAGCAATTAATAAAGCTTATCGGGCAAAAGGATATGGTTCTCAATTACTGAAAAAAGCAGAAGCATTTGCAATCGAGTCTGGCTCTAAACTTATCACAATCAATACCCAAGACTATCAAGCAAAAGACTTCTATGAAAAATATGGCTATCAAGTTTTCGGGCACCTTGCGGATACACCTTTTATTGGTACAACAAAATATTATTTAGTAAAACGAATTTAA
- a CDS encoding lysophospholipid acyltransferase family protein, protein MFFTFMRGVVRVVLFIINGNAHYEKKDRIPQNENYILVAPHRTWWEPLYLAVGGSPKKFSFMAKKELFKNPFLSFILKHANAFPVDRENPGPSAIKTPVKSLKSTDLSLIMFPSGTRHSSELKGGVSLIAKMAKVKIVPAVYQGPLTLKDLFKRRRVTVRFGEPIDVSDIPKMNKEGIAEIERRMQASFDSLDKEIDPNFKYEIKE, encoded by the coding sequence ATGTTTTTTACATTTATGCGCGGTGTTGTGCGGGTTGTTTTATTTATTATCAACGGCAATGCCCATTATGAAAAGAAAGATCGTATTCCTCAAAATGAAAACTATATTTTGGTGGCACCTCATAGAACATGGTGGGAGCCATTGTATTTAGCAGTTGGCGGCTCACCAAAGAAATTTAGCTTTATGGCCAAAAAAGAATTATTCAAAAATCCTTTTTTAAGTTTTATTTTAAAACATGCGAACGCTTTTCCTGTAGATCGTGAAAATCCAGGGCCAAGCGCAATCAAAACACCAGTCAAATCATTGAAAAGTACTGATTTAAGTCTAATTATGTTTCCAAGTGGAACGCGTCATTCCTCTGAATTAAAAGGTGGGGTTTCGTTAATTGCGAAAATGGCGAAAGTTAAAATTGTTCCAGCAGTTTATCAAGGGCCGTTAACACTTAAAGATTTATTTAAGCGTCGCCGAGTGACTGTTCGCTTTGGTGAACCAATTGATGTCAGTGATATTCCGAAGATGAATAAAGAAGGTATCGCAGAAATTGAGCGTAGAATGCAAGCTTCTTTTGATTCATTGGATAAAGAGATCGATCCGAATTTTAAATATGAAATCAAAGAATAA
- a CDS encoding exonuclease SbcCD subunit D encodes MRFLHTADWHIGKKLHGYDLLEEQADAFQQIIGIAKTEKVDAIVVAGDLYDRSVPSVEAIEVFNRMIVEMNLQEKFPVLAISGNHDSSTRLETGGPWFVQSNFHLNTRLDQAFEPVEMNDTQFFLLPYFEPISARLYFANEEIRTIEQGMKLVIEEMKNRFKPDMAHVLISHFFVAGSEKTDSETTLMVGGLDTVPLSLLEEFDYVALGHLHGKNALQAPNARYSGSPLKFSLSEMNQQKGVWIVETSHQETTFEFREITPLRDVVQIEGSFKELIAPDFYESIDREAYLHIQLTDRAVIPNMMNQLRQVYPRVIGVERLYGREQQKQKHEPKKEIKTLVPTELVGRFFSDVTGETLTKKQQIWLAENFETIHQEERGK; translated from the coding sequence ATGCGTTTTTTACATACAGCAGATTGGCATATTGGAAAAAAATTACATGGCTATGATTTATTAGAAGAACAAGCAGATGCTTTTCAGCAGATAATAGGGATTGCTAAAACCGAAAAGGTAGATGCAATTGTTGTGGCAGGAGATCTCTATGATCGCTCTGTCCCTTCTGTTGAAGCTATCGAAGTTTTTAATCGGATGATTGTGGAAATGAATTTACAGGAAAAATTTCCCGTATTAGCTATTTCAGGAAATCACGATAGTAGCACTCGATTAGAGACTGGGGGACCCTGGTTTGTGCAATCAAATTTTCATTTGAATACTCGTTTAGATCAAGCTTTTGAACCAGTTGAAATGAACGACACACAATTTTTCCTATTACCTTATTTTGAACCTATTTCTGCTCGTTTGTATTTTGCAAATGAAGAGATTCGAACAATCGAACAAGGAATGAAATTGGTCATCGAAGAAATGAAAAACAGGTTTAAACCAGACATGGCTCATGTTCTTATTAGTCATTTTTTTGTAGCCGGCAGTGAAAAAACAGACTCGGAAACGACATTGATGGTAGGAGGTTTGGATACTGTTCCATTGTCTTTATTAGAAGAGTTTGATTATGTTGCGCTAGGTCATTTGCATGGGAAAAATGCATTGCAAGCTCCAAATGCCCGATACAGCGGTTCGCCATTGAAATTTTCTTTGTCAGAGATGAATCAGCAAAAAGGCGTTTGGATTGTGGAGACGAGTCATCAGGAAACGACTTTTGAGTTTAGAGAAATTACACCTTTAAGAGATGTTGTGCAAATTGAAGGATCATTTAAAGAATTAATTGCACCTGACTTCTACGAATCAATCGATCGAGAGGCTTATTTACACATTCAGTTGACGGATCGTGCGGTGATTCCTAATATGATGAACCAACTAAGACAAGTATATCCAAGGGTGATTGGCGTAGAGCGTTTATATGGAAGAGAGCAGCAGAAACAAAAACATGAACCAAAAAAAGAAATCAAAACATTGGTTCCAACAGAATTAGTCGGACGCTTCTTTTCAGATGTGACTGGAGAAACACTAACCAAAAAACAGCAAATTTGGCTTGCTGAAAATTTTGAGACGATTCATCAAGAAGAAAGAGGGAAGTAA
- a CDS encoding AAA family ATPase, which translates to MKPLTLTLKNFGPYIDETIDFRNFEDSSLFLISGKTGSGKTTIFDGMSYALFGESSGKLRQGKEMRSTFADPSEPTEVQLSFSHGEYLYEITRKPEQELYKKRGDGTRTQGAKISLIVKDHEGKELREYTKRREVDSFVQELLHLDATQFAQIVLLPQGEFRTFLIANSNDKEKVLRNLFGTQLYQKLNEQLKQQLKIVNQGIEETQRLIKAKLDQLYWKTPLVEEISVEEQLLLVKSQQKSLEEQQETEQLELTLLKKQKQEKEQEKFTMEDVINDFAKQRLLFKQKDALEQRAEMIGNLRSEEKQLQWVRNHQVLIEKTLEKTEAIATYEQQLIINQKEQTDQQHLLQQWVSKQKEHTGQRAEMNQIKENILQLQFQLPLYEEKEKITHTMQVEQVALEEALKKLTELKEQQRKTELNYQKEMIILEQQPKIEKECLALERRQEQWTLFLENWKQLQQCAEKEIDRKQQLVDQKKELTQAIIEKETIYQQVKAQKSSWAKMQISRLSLFLIEGEPCPVCGALEHPNQKEHQEFSLEEIQLVETKLNEVEEAAQKQEAQTARLQTQVAQTEYEIKELSKEFQLQTKKVNELSKQLQEKQLVTLTDPLTEEGIKQVTEGFHIEAIELEKRLAQINIAQKNVEILTQQVKEQQENTEEQETIVAEKQQHQLELQTQIKTMSEQLTDASLSLNIIIEKKQRFEEQFLQWENSQKEVEEHVIKLKENQLLLKNTEEHLLKDKTNILAEKATFDEELSIALSQSGFDLNQVSLQNLLKDVSKLEAIHAELSQFDKEKDQLLFQLDELEQKLADKEQPEMTQILAEIEELSTLIQQREETYYQVREKIIANENIHQQVTALITSIEEKWEEVTALHQLSATVNGDNPRKTSLERYVLQTYLEEVLTVANQRLGLLTNHRYQFELNQDSGSYKNQTGLEINVYDDNAGSSRSAHTLSGGESFIAALALALSLAEVIQEQAGGVLIEALFIDEGFGSLDEEALEMAMEALETIENEGRMIGIISHVSELKARIPQQLQIQTNGNGQSTVTYQTA; encoded by the coding sequence TTGAAACCATTAACCTTAACATTAAAAAACTTTGGCCCTTATATTGATGAAACAATTGATTTTCGTAACTTTGAAGATTCTTCGCTATTTTTGATTAGTGGAAAAACAGGATCGGGAAAGACGACAATTTTTGATGGAATGAGCTATGCGCTTTTTGGTGAGAGTTCAGGGAAGTTACGTCAAGGTAAAGAGATGCGCTCAACTTTTGCTGATCCATCTGAACCCACAGAAGTTCAATTGTCATTTTCTCACGGTGAGTATCTTTATGAAATTACACGAAAACCAGAACAAGAACTTTATAAAAAACGTGGAGATGGAACGAGAACCCAAGGGGCAAAAATTTCGTTGATCGTCAAAGATCATGAAGGGAAAGAACTAAGAGAATATACAAAACGTCGGGAAGTGGACAGTTTTGTACAAGAATTGTTGCATTTAGATGCCACGCAATTTGCTCAAATCGTTCTTTTACCTCAAGGCGAGTTTCGAACTTTTTTGATTGCCAATAGTAATGATAAAGAAAAAGTTTTGCGGAATCTTTTTGGGACACAGTTGTATCAAAAGTTGAATGAACAGTTAAAGCAACAATTGAAGATAGTCAATCAAGGAATTGAAGAAACCCAACGACTGATCAAAGCAAAATTAGATCAATTATATTGGAAGACGCCGCTTGTTGAAGAAATTTCGGTGGAAGAGCAGTTATTGCTAGTAAAATCCCAGCAAAAATCATTAGAAGAGCAACAAGAGACAGAACAACTGGAGTTGACATTGCTGAAAAAGCAAAAGCAAGAAAAAGAACAAGAAAAATTTACTATGGAAGATGTTATCAATGATTTTGCTAAGCAGCGCCTGTTGTTTAAACAAAAAGACGCCTTGGAACAAAGGGCTGAAATGATTGGAAATCTTCGATCAGAAGAAAAACAACTTCAGTGGGTAAGAAACCATCAAGTGTTGATTGAGAAAACCCTCGAAAAAACAGAAGCTATAGCAACATATGAACAGCAATTAATCATAAATCAAAAAGAACAAACTGATCAACAGCATTTATTACAACAGTGGGTTAGCAAGCAAAAAGAACATACTGGGCAAAGGGCTGAAATGAATCAAATTAAAGAAAACATCTTACAATTGCAATTTCAGTTACCATTGTATGAAGAAAAAGAAAAAATAACTCATACAATGCAAGTGGAGCAAGTAGCGTTAGAAGAGGCGTTAAAAAAATTAACAGAACTAAAGGAACAACAAAGGAAGACGGAACTAAACTATCAAAAAGAAATGATTATTCTTGAGCAACAACCGAAAATTGAAAAGGAATGTTTGGCACTAGAACGTCGCCAAGAGCAATGGACCCTTTTTTTAGAAAACTGGAAGCAACTACAACAATGTGCGGAAAAAGAAATAGATCGTAAACAACAACTTGTCGATCAAAAAAAAGAATTAACTCAGGCAATAATAGAGAAAGAAACAATATATCAGCAAGTCAAAGCACAAAAAAGTTCTTGGGCAAAGATGCAGATCAGTCGTTTGAGTCTATTCTTAATAGAAGGCGAGCCTTGTCCAGTGTGCGGGGCATTAGAACATCCAAATCAAAAAGAACATCAAGAATTTTCATTAGAAGAAATTCAATTGGTAGAAACAAAATTGAATGAAGTTGAAGAAGCAGCGCAAAAACAAGAAGCACAAACAGCGAGACTTCAAACTCAGGTAGCTCAAACAGAATATGAGATAAAAGAGCTGTCAAAAGAATTCCAGCTTCAAACAAAAAAAGTCAATGAATTATCCAAACAGCTACAGGAGAAACAGCTAGTTACTCTAACAGATCCTCTTACAGAAGAAGGTATCAAACAAGTGACAGAAGGATTTCATATTGAAGCAATTGAACTAGAAAAACGTCTTGCACAAATTAATATTGCTCAAAAGAACGTTGAAATCTTAACACAACAAGTCAAAGAACAGCAAGAGAATACAGAGGAACAAGAAACAATAGTGGCTGAAAAACAGCAACACCAATTAGAACTTCAAACTCAAATAAAAACCATGTCAGAACAACTAACGGATGCTAGTCTTTCATTGAACATAATCATCGAAAAAAAGCAGCGGTTTGAAGAACAATTCCTTCAATGGGAGAACAGTCAAAAAGAAGTAGAAGAGCACGTGATAAAATTGAAAGAAAACCAACTGCTATTGAAGAACACAGAGGAACACCTTTTAAAAGATAAAACCAATATTTTAGCTGAAAAAGCAACATTTGATGAAGAATTATCAATCGCTTTAAGCCAATCTGGGTTTGACCTAAATCAGGTATCGTTACAAAACCTGCTTAAAGATGTGTCAAAACTAGAGGCAATTCATGCAGAATTATCCCAGTTTGACAAAGAAAAAGATCAGTTGCTGTTTCAATTAGATGAACTGGAGCAAAAATTGGCCGATAAAGAACAACCTGAGATGACTCAAATCTTGGCAGAAATTGAAGAATTAAGTACATTAATTCAACAAAGAGAAGAAACGTATTATCAGGTACGAGAAAAAATAATAGCTAACGAAAATATTCACCAACAAGTGACAGCATTAATCACTTCAATTGAAGAAAAATGGGAAGAAGTGACTGCTTTACATCAGTTATCAGCGACAGTAAATGGAGATAATCCAAGGAAAACCAGTTTAGAGCGCTATGTATTACAAACCTATTTAGAAGAAGTTCTAACGGTGGCAAATCAGCGTCTAGGATTATTAACCAATCATCGTTATCAATTTGAACTGAATCAAGATTCTGGCAGTTATAAAAATCAAACCGGACTTGAAATCAATGTCTATGATGACAATGCTGGATCGAGTCGTAGTGCGCATACTTTGTCTGGTGGTGAGAGTTTTATTGCAGCCTTGGCCTTAGCATTATCTCTAGCTGAAGTGATTCAAGAACAAGCAGGAGGCGTATTAATCGAAGCATTATTTATAGATGAAGGGTTTGGTTCTTTGGACGAAGAAGCGTTAGAGATGGCAATGGAGGCTTTAGAAACAATCGAAAATGAAGGCAGAATGATTGGGATTATCAGCCATGTGAGTGAACTAAAAGCAAGAATCCCACAACAATTGCAAATACAGACAAATGGAAATGGTCAAAGTACAGTGACCTATCAAACGGCTTAA